A genomic window from Thermococcus sp. LS1 includes:
- the mtnP gene encoding S-methyl-5'-thioadenosine phosphorylase — MPRIAIIGGSGVYDPKLLQNVREEWVSTPYGKVRVKIGEYNGEEIAFLARHGEGHSVPPHKINYRANIWALHELGVERILSTSAVGSLNEAMKPGDFVILDQLIDFTKTRHYTFYDGDESPHDRKFVAHVDFTDPYCPELRKALITAARELGFKYHPAGTYACMEGPRFETRAEIRALKILGADVVGMTQCPEAALARELEMCYASVAIVTNFAAGISREKLTHTEVVELMAQKSEEIKYLLMKSLKYIPGERRCGCKDALKGATGE; from the coding sequence ATGCCGAGGATAGCCATTATTGGAGGTTCTGGAGTCTACGACCCGAAGCTTCTGCAGAACGTCAGAGAGGAATGGGTTAGCACTCCATACGGGAAGGTCAGGGTGAAGATAGGGGAGTACAACGGGGAGGAGATAGCTTTCTTGGCCAGGCACGGCGAAGGCCACAGCGTTCCACCTCACAAGATAAACTACCGTGCAAACATCTGGGCCCTCCACGAACTCGGCGTTGAAAGGATTCTCTCGACTTCGGCCGTTGGTTCGCTCAACGAGGCTATGAAGCCCGGCGACTTCGTCATTCTCGACCAGCTTATTGATTTCACGAAGACGAGGCACTACACTTTCTATGACGGAGACGAGAGCCCCCACGACAGGAAGTTCGTTGCCCATGTCGATTTCACTGATCCCTACTGCCCCGAGCTAAGGAAGGCCCTCATAACTGCTGCCAGGGAGCTCGGCTTCAAATACCACCCAGCGGGAACCTACGCCTGCATGGAGGGCCCACGCTTTGAAACGAGGGCCGAAATAAGGGCACTCAAAATACTCGGTGCGGATGTTGTTGGCATGACCCAGTGCCCCGAGGCGGCATTAGCCAGGGAGCTTGAAATGTGCTACGCCAGCGTGGCGATAGTCACTAACTTTGCAGCGGGAATAAGTAGGGAGAAGCTCACCCACACCGAGGTCGTCGAGCTTATGGCCCAGAAGAGCGAGGAGATAAAGTACCTCCTCATGAAGTCCCTCAAATACATCCCCGGGGAGAGGCGCTGCGGCTGTAAGGATGCCCTCAAGGGCGCGACTGGAGAGTGA
- a CDS encoding NAD(P)/FAD-dependent oxidoreductase, which yields MKYDVVVIGASAGGLTAAISAKRFYPDKSVLVIKKETVGMVPCGIPYIFGTFKSVDDDILPAEKFLEPLGVETLVDEVVEIDPRTKVVRTKGGKEIAWKKLVIATGSKPLFPEIPGAELEGVYTVPKDYHYLKALRERLESAEKVVIVGGGFIALEVGDEIRKLGKDVTLLVRSRLLRSSFDPEFSEMIEGRLKEAGINIVYGQVERLLGSEKVEKVKLVDGKELDADLVIFSIGYRPNVDLAIKAGLKVTRYGIWTDEYMRTSHPDIFAVGDCVEHRDFFTGKPYGLMLASTATFEARIAGANLFKLQIVRENRRTIGVYSTHVAGLTLAAAGLTEEAAKREGFEVIVGYGKGPDRHPAKFPDTSMVTVKLIFSRDRGAILGAQIAGGKSVGEMINILALAIQKRLTASELYTLQIATHPLLTASPVGYQIVKAAEDALAKLRT from the coding sequence ATGAAGTACGATGTTGTTGTTATAGGCGCGAGCGCGGGTGGATTAACCGCCGCAATCTCCGCCAAGAGGTTTTATCCTGACAAGAGCGTTCTCGTTATCAAGAAGGAAACTGTTGGTATGGTTCCCTGTGGCATTCCGTACATCTTCGGAACTTTCAAGAGCGTTGACGATGATATCCTTCCAGCCGAAAAGTTTCTCGAGCCCCTTGGTGTGGAGACACTCGTCGATGAGGTCGTTGAGATAGATCCGAGGACCAAAGTCGTGAGGACTAAGGGCGGAAAAGAAATTGCCTGGAAGAAGCTCGTCATAGCAACAGGCTCAAAGCCCCTCTTTCCGGAGATACCCGGGGCTGAGCTTGAAGGTGTTTACACCGTTCCCAAGGACTACCACTACCTGAAAGCTCTCCGCGAGAGGCTTGAGAGCGCCGAAAAAGTCGTTATCGTGGGTGGAGGTTTTATAGCCCTCGAAGTTGGCGACGAGATAAGGAAGCTCGGTAAGGACGTAACTCTTCTCGTTAGGAGCAGGCTCCTGAGGAGCTCCTTCGACCCCGAGTTCAGTGAGATGATCGAAGGGAGACTTAAGGAGGCTGGCATAAATATCGTCTACGGCCAGGTTGAGAGACTTCTGGGAAGCGAAAAGGTCGAGAAGGTTAAGCTGGTCGACGGTAAGGAGCTCGACGCTGATCTGGTGATATTCTCCATCGGCTACCGCCCGAATGTTGACCTAGCCATCAAAGCCGGCCTGAAGGTTACTCGCTACGGCATCTGGACGGACGAGTATATGAGGACTTCTCACCCGGACATTTTTGCAGTCGGTGACTGTGTCGAGCACAGGGACTTCTTCACGGGCAAGCCCTATGGCTTAATGCTTGCATCAACCGCAACCTTCGAGGCGAGAATCGCTGGGGCCAACCTCTTTAAGCTCCAGATAGTCAGGGAGAACAGGAGGACAATAGGCGTTTACTCCACCCACGTTGCCGGCCTAACCTTGGCTGCAGCAGGTCTAACCGAGGAGGCGGCCAAGAGGGAGGGCTTCGAGGTCATAGTCGGCTACGGAAAAGGGCCGGACAGGCATCCGGCAAAGTTCCCCGACACTTCAATGGTCACGGTCAAGCTAATATTCTCAAGGGATAGAGGAGCGATTCTCGGTGCCCAGATAGCCGGCGGAAAGAGCGTTGGCGAGATGATAAACATCCTTGCTCTGGCAATACAGAAACGCCTAACCGCGAGTGAGCTCTACACGTTGCAGATAGCCACCCACCCCCTCCTTACCGCCTCACCCGTCGGCTACCAGATAGTCAAGGCTGCCGAAGATGCCCTCGCGAAGCTGAGGACTTGA
- the udp gene encoding uridine phosphorylase, with protein sequence MGEKFLSAERPQTEEGYQYHIACKPGDVARYVLLPGDPERVPKISSLWDEAKEIAFHREYRTHTGKYKGVPISVTSTGIGGPSTAIAIEELAAIGADTFIRVGSTGAIQPGMEIGDLIIAKAAVRLEGTSKQYVRIEYPAVADLEVTLALIEAAETLGVRYHIGITASTDSFYLGQGRPGLNGYFPSFAKNILDDLRQARVTNFEMEAATLFTLANIYGLRAGCVCAVFANRVTNEFGKAGEKEAALVASEAVKILAEWDEEKEQKGKRVWFPGLRKL encoded by the coding sequence ATGGGTGAGAAGTTCCTATCTGCCGAAAGGCCGCAGACCGAGGAAGGATATCAGTACCACATAGCATGCAAGCCGGGGGATGTTGCAAGATACGTCCTCCTGCCAGGTGATCCCGAGAGAGTTCCGAAGATAAGCTCCCTATGGGATGAGGCGAAGGAGATAGCCTTCCACAGGGAATATAGGACACACACCGGAAAATACAAGGGTGTTCCAATCAGCGTTACTTCAACTGGAATAGGCGGGCCTTCAACGGCGATAGCGATTGAAGAACTCGCAGCCATAGGGGCGGACACCTTCATAAGGGTCGGCTCGACTGGAGCGATACAGCCCGGGATGGAGATAGGGGACCTCATAATAGCAAAAGCCGCGGTTAGGCTCGAGGGCACTTCAAAGCAGTACGTGAGGATTGAATATCCAGCCGTTGCCGACTTGGAGGTTACCCTCGCACTAATCGAGGCCGCCGAGACCCTCGGAGTGCGCTATCATATCGGCATAACTGCCTCGACTGACAGCTTCTACCTCGGCCAGGGAAGACCCGGACTGAACGGCTACTTCCCGAGCTTCGCCAAGAACATCCTCGACGACCTCAGGCAGGCCCGGGTCACCAACTTTGAGATGGAAGCGGCGACCCTCTTCACGCTGGCGAACATCTACGGCCTCAGGGCTGGCTGTGTCTGTGCCGTCTTCGCTAACAGAGTAACCAATGAGTTTGGCAAGGCTGGTGAGAAGGAGGCCGCCTTAGTTGCCAGCGAAGCCGTCAAGATACTCGCCGAATGGGACGAGGAGAAGGAGCAGAAAGGCAAGAGAGTGTGGTTCCCGGGATTGAGGAAGCTTTAG
- a CDS encoding pyridoxal-phosphate dependent enzyme codes for MLVCSRCGFRYPEEFRLRCDCGGTLFVEKNISGRFGENLRNHFDIRRYLSFLPVSEGHLPVIIPAITPIVELALDGVNVLFKLEYLQPTGSFKDRGTYVTIAKLMKEGLTEVVLDSSGNAALSLAAFSKAAGISVHIFVPALTSSGKLELLKRLGTELHVIDGSRMEVHRAAIEFAERRGITYVSHWLNPYFIEGTKTIAFEVYESAGVPDYVLVPTGSGSLFIGLWKGFSELKKMGEIDRLPHFVAVQASGYESLCKRSEEKSHLAEGIAIPEPPRLEEMRKILIETEGKCMSVGDAEIAEAIRWLWEWGFIVEPTSATVLAALWRLRKDGSVPEGSKVLLPLTGSGLKLTQGI; via the coding sequence GTGCTTGTATGTTCACGCTGTGGGTTCAGGTATCCAGAGGAATTTCGCTTGAGGTGCGACTGCGGGGGAACCCTCTTCGTGGAGAAGAACATAAGCGGCCGCTTTGGGGAGAACCTGCGGAACCACTTTGATATCAGGCGCTACCTGAGTTTTCTACCCGTCTCGGAGGGACATCTACCTGTCATCATTCCGGCAATAACTCCAATCGTGGAGCTTGCTCTGGATGGAGTAAACGTGCTCTTCAAACTTGAATACCTCCAGCCAACGGGCTCCTTCAAGGACAGGGGCACCTACGTAACAATTGCCAAGCTCATGAAAGAGGGCTTGACTGAGGTTGTCCTCGACAGCTCGGGGAACGCGGCGTTAAGTCTGGCCGCTTTTTCCAAAGCTGCGGGAATATCCGTCCACATCTTCGTGCCCGCTCTCACAAGCTCCGGAAAGCTTGAACTCCTGAAAAGACTTGGCACGGAGCTTCACGTCATCGATGGTTCGCGGATGGAAGTCCACAGGGCGGCTATCGAGTTCGCCGAGAGGAGAGGCATCACCTATGTCTCCCACTGGCTTAATCCATATTTCATCGAGGGGACGAAAACAATCGCCTTTGAGGTTTACGAGAGCGCTGGCGTTCCAGACTACGTTTTAGTCCCAACCGGCAGCGGTTCCCTCTTCATCGGCCTCTGGAAAGGCTTCTCCGAGCTTAAAAAGATGGGCGAGATTGACAGACTTCCTCACTTTGTGGCGGTTCAGGCTTCCGGCTACGAGAGTCTCTGCAAGCGCTCGGAAGAGAAAAGTCACCTCGCGGAGGGCATAGCCATACCGGAGCCGCCGAGGCTGGAAGAGATGAGGAAAATACTAATCGAGACCGAAGGGAAATGCATGAGCGTTGGTGATGCTGAAATAGCGGAAGCCATTCGCTGGCTCTGGGAGTGGGGCTTCATCGTTGAGCCGACATCAGCAACGGTGTTGGCCGCCCTGTGGAGGCTCAGAAAAGACGGCTCTGTCCCCGAGGGTTCGAAAGTCCTCCTTCCCCTCACCGGCTCGGGCCTTAAACTAACCCAAGGTATTTAA
- a CDS encoding MEMO1 family protein, translating into MARYPAVAGSFYPEGGALIEMLGKFFRDLGEHGSERKITAGVVPHAGYIFSGYTASRTFKAIYEDGLPETFVILGPNHTGIGSPIAVYPSGSWLTPLGEIEVDSEMAKAIAKLSGIADLEELAHKYEHSIEVQLPFIQYLAEKAGRDVRIVPITLGIQDEEVAEDLGKAIYEAANELNRDVVVIASTDFMHYGPAYGYMPFRARADELPHRVKEWDFRVIQKILDFDVKGMFSELRKMNHTMCGPGGVGTAIVYSRLAGALEAELLHYTTSFEVSRSTDAIVGYASIVFRK; encoded by the coding sequence ATGGCGAGGTATCCGGCCGTTGCTGGGAGCTTCTATCCAGAGGGTGGAGCGCTCATCGAGATGCTTGGAAAGTTCTTCAGAGACTTGGGTGAGCACGGAAGCGAGAGGAAGATAACAGCGGGTGTTGTGCCTCATGCAGGCTACATATTCTCTGGCTACACAGCCTCAAGAACATTTAAGGCCATCTACGAGGACGGTCTGCCGGAGACATTTGTAATTCTCGGGCCGAACCACACTGGCATTGGCTCGCCGATAGCGGTCTATCCATCCGGCTCTTGGCTGACCCCGCTGGGGGAAATCGAGGTCGATTCAGAGATGGCCAAGGCCATAGCGAAGCTCTCTGGAATAGCAGACCTTGAGGAGCTGGCCCACAAGTACGAGCACTCAATTGAGGTTCAGTTGCCCTTCATTCAGTATCTCGCCGAGAAAGCTGGAAGGGACGTTAGGATAGTCCCGATAACCCTCGGCATCCAGGACGAGGAGGTTGCAGAGGACCTTGGCAAAGCAATCTACGAGGCCGCTAACGAGCTCAACAGAGACGTTGTGGTCATAGCGAGCACTGACTTCATGCACTATGGTCCAGCCTACGGCTACATGCCCTTTAGGGCTAGGGCAGACGAGCTCCCACACCGCGTCAAGGAGTGGGACTTCCGAGTTATTCAGAAAATCCTCGACTTCGACGTCAAGGGAATGTTCAGCGAACTGAGGAAGATGAACCACACCATGTGCGGACCCGGGGGAGTTGGAACTGCCATTGTTTACTCCCGCTTGGCTGGAGCTCTTGAAGCTGAGCTTTTACACTACACGACGAGCTTTGAGGTGAGCAGGAGCACGGACGCGATAGTTGGCTATGCCTCTATAGTCTTCAGGAAGTGA
- a CDS encoding mevalonate kinase has protein sequence MFGGSEMRVLASAPAKIILFGEHSVVYGKPAIAAAIDLRTYVWAEFNNKGAIKIEAKDIKVPGLTVSFSEDEIYFESDYGKAAEVLSYVRQAIELVREEADKSGNGVTVSITSQIPVGAGLGSSAAVAVATIGAVSRLLGLELSNEEIAKLGHRVELLVQGASSGIDPTVSAIGGFLHYEKGNFEHLPFMELPIVVGYTGSSGSTKELVAMVRRNYEEIPEVIEPILVSMGKIVEKARDVLLSELDDEVRFSQLGKLMNINHGLLDALGVSTKKLSELVYAARTAGALGAKITGAGGGGCMYALAPEKQSEVATAITIAGGTPMITKISNEGLRIEEVLP, from the coding sequence TTGTTTGGAGGGTCAGAGATGAGGGTTCTTGCATCAGCTCCTGCTAAAATTATTCTCTTCGGCGAGCACAGCGTCGTCTATGGAAAGCCTGCCATAGCAGCTGCGATAGATCTAAGAACCTACGTCTGGGCAGAGTTCAACAACAAAGGGGCGATAAAGATTGAGGCCAAGGACATCAAGGTGCCCGGATTGACGGTCTCCTTCTCAGAGGACGAGATTTACTTTGAGAGTGACTATGGAAAGGCCGCTGAGGTTCTAAGCTACGTCAGACAGGCAATAGAGCTCGTCAGAGAGGAGGCCGACAAGAGCGGAAATGGTGTCACAGTCTCAATAACCTCCCAGATTCCCGTTGGAGCTGGCCTTGGCTCATCGGCAGCAGTTGCAGTTGCCACCATCGGTGCCGTCTCGAGGCTCCTTGGCTTAGAGTTGAGCAACGAGGAAATAGCCAAACTTGGCCACAGGGTCGAGCTCCTCGTCCAGGGTGCTTCGAGCGGCATAGATCCAACTGTTTCGGCTATAGGGGGCTTCCTTCACTACGAAAAGGGCAACTTCGAGCACCTCCCCTTCATGGAGCTGCCAATAGTTGTTGGCTACACCGGCTCGAGTGGCTCAACTAAGGAGCTCGTCGCGATGGTCAGAAGGAACTACGAGGAAATCCCTGAAGTTATAGAGCCGATCCTCGTTTCTATGGGCAAGATAGTTGAGAAAGCCAGGGACGTTCTTCTCTCTGAACTCGACGATGAAGTCCGCTTCTCCCAGCTCGGCAAGCTCATGAACATCAATCACGGCCTTCTTGATGCCCTCGGCGTTTCGACTAAGAAGCTCAGCGAGCTTGTTTACGCTGCCAGAACTGCCGGAGCGCTAGGAGCGAAGATAACCGGCGCTGGAGGAGGCGGATGCATGTACGCCCTCGCCCCTGAGAAGCAGAGTGAGGTGGCAACTGCAATAACCATCGCCGGGGGAACGCCAATGATAACTAAAATCAGCAATGAAGGATTGAGGATAGAGGAGGTTCTGCCATGA
- a CDS encoding isopentenyl phosphate kinase gives MIIVKLGGSVISDKNVEKSFHEDVVSQIASEIAQFYPKEDFVIVHGGGSYGHPLAKEYNLREGIEPNPESKRIGFSKTHQAMLELNEKIIDLFLEKNLPAFSVSTSSVFITEGGSVAYGDVEVIKRLVELKFIPVLFGDVAVDLERGIDILSGDQIITYLTKMLKPRKVVFLMDVDGIYDGKPGEGSLIWELKVREIDRLIERLSGAAGTDVTGGIVNKLREAKEIAQFSEVWFVNGKIAGRLSGAIMGDGFGTRIRPEI, from the coding sequence ATGATAATTGTCAAGCTTGGTGGAAGTGTTATAAGTGACAAAAATGTGGAGAAGTCCTTCCACGAGGATGTTGTGAGTCAGATAGCAAGTGAGATAGCCCAGTTTTATCCCAAGGAAGATTTCGTAATCGTTCACGGTGGCGGTAGCTACGGTCACCCACTCGCGAAGGAGTACAACCTCAGGGAGGGCATCGAGCCGAATCCAGAGAGTAAGCGCATTGGCTTCTCAAAAACTCATCAGGCGATGCTGGAGCTTAACGAAAAGATAATCGACCTTTTCCTAGAGAAAAACCTTCCGGCCTTCTCGGTCTCTACGTCCTCAGTCTTCATAACTGAGGGTGGCTCAGTCGCCTATGGTGATGTGGAGGTCATCAAAAGGCTGGTTGAGCTGAAGTTCATTCCAGTTCTTTTTGGCGACGTGGCAGTTGACCTTGAAAGGGGCATTGACATACTTTCCGGCGACCAGATAATTACATACCTGACCAAAATGCTGAAGCCGAGGAAGGTCGTTTTTCTCATGGATGTGGACGGTATCTACGATGGCAAACCTGGCGAAGGAAGCCTCATATGGGAGCTCAAGGTCAGGGAGATTGACAGGCTAATTGAAAGGCTCTCCGGTGCAGCTGGAACAGATGTCACCGGTGGTATAGTCAACAAGCTCAGGGAGGCCAAAGAAATAGCCCAGTTCTCGGAGGTCTGGTTCGTGAACGGCAAAATAGCTGGAAGGCTAAGCGGAGCGATAATGGGAGACGGCTTCGGGACGAGGATCAGGCCCGAGATTTAA
- the fni gene encoding type 2 isopentenyl-diphosphate Delta-isomerase, producing MKAFDKEELTIIRKFEHIEHCLKRNVQAHVSNGFEDVHFVHMSLPEIDKDEIDLSIEFLGRKFDYPIMIAGMTGGTKGSQLAGKINKTLAKAAQELNIPMGVGSQRAMIRKPETWESYYVRDVAPDVFLVGNLGAPQFAETMPGRYGIDEALKAVETIQADALAIHMNPLQESVQPEGDTQYRGVLKALAELKAEFPYPIIAKETGAGVSMEVAIRLESIGIDAIDVGGLGGTSWSGVEYYRAKDEMGRNLALKFWDWGIKTAISVAEVRYSTDLAIIATGGMRDGITMAKALAMGAIFAGVALPLLKPAVKGDVEGVIKVLERYIEEIRNTMFLVGARNVEELRKVPLVITGFTREWLEQRIDLPVYLRDRRI from the coding sequence ATGAAGGCCTTCGATAAGGAAGAGCTCACGATCATCAGGAAGTTTGAACATATCGAACACTGCCTCAAGCGGAACGTCCAGGCCCATGTGAGCAACGGATTTGAGGATGTGCACTTTGTCCACATGAGCTTGCCCGAGATAGACAAGGATGAAATCGACCTTAGCATTGAGTTTCTCGGGAGGAAGTTCGATTACCCGATAATGATAGCCGGCATGACCGGCGGAACGAAGGGCTCTCAGCTCGCCGGGAAGATAAACAAAACCCTCGCAAAAGCCGCCCAGGAGCTGAACATCCCGATGGGCGTCGGAAGTCAGAGGGCCATGATAAGGAAGCCGGAAACATGGGAGAGCTACTACGTTAGAGACGTCGCTCCCGACGTTTTCCTCGTCGGCAACCTCGGCGCGCCACAGTTCGCCGAGACGATGCCGGGGCGCTACGGTATAGATGAGGCCCTTAAAGCAGTTGAAACCATCCAGGCCGATGCTCTGGCGATACACATGAACCCCCTCCAGGAGAGCGTCCAGCCGGAGGGAGACACACAGTACCGCGGAGTGCTGAAGGCCCTCGCCGAGCTCAAGGCCGAGTTCCCCTACCCGATAATAGCAAAGGAAACCGGGGCAGGCGTTTCCATGGAGGTAGCGATAAGGCTAGAAAGCATAGGGATTGACGCCATAGACGTTGGCGGTCTCGGCGGGACAAGCTGGAGCGGTGTCGAGTACTACAGGGCAAAGGACGAGATGGGGAGAAACTTGGCCCTGAAGTTCTGGGACTGGGGGATTAAAACGGCTATAAGCGTTGCTGAAGTGCGCTACTCAACGGACCTGGCGATTATCGCTACCGGAGGAATGCGCGACGGCATAACCATGGCGAAGGCTCTGGCAATGGGTGCAATCTTCGCAGGCGTGGCCCTACCGCTCCTCAAGCCAGCGGTTAAGGGTGACGTCGAGGGCGTCATCAAGGTGCTGGAGCGCTACATTGAGGAGATAAGGAACACCATGTTCCTCGTCGGTGCCAGAAACGTCGAGGAACTGAGGAAGGTTCCGCTCGTGATTACAGGCTTCACGAGGGAGTGGCTGGAGCAGAGAATAGACCTGCCTGTTTACCTGCGGGACAGGCGGATTTAA
- a CDS encoding RNase J family beta-CASP ribonuclease yields MIKIYTLSGYEEVGKNMTAVEYNGEVVIIDMGIRLDRVLIHEDVNIQQFPTKELQKLGAIPDDSPIRNKKVVAIAFTHGHLDHIGAVGKLAPHYPDVPIYGTPYTIKLAKSEVKSEQYFEVKNPMYETEYGEIVQVSENLAIEFVQITHSIPQAAIVVVHTPEGAVVHTGDFKFDNNSPLGERPDYDRLKELGKEGVKVLIPESTRVAEPTKTPSEAVAQMLLEDFFLYEGMESDGLIATTFASHIARLQELIWIANKMGRQAVLVGRSLAKYTGIAKQLGLIKMKGAKAVRSPNAVRKVLKEVSQARENYLLIVTGHQGEPGAVLTRMANGELYDIGKRDTVVFSAGTIPNPLNRAQRYVLETKLRMKGVRMIKDLHVSGHASREDHRYLLRMLNPENIVPGHGDFRMLTHYAELAEEEGYLIGRDVFVSRNGYTVEIK; encoded by the coding sequence ATGATAAAGATTTACACGCTCAGCGGTTACGAGGAAGTCGGTAAAAACATGACCGCCGTCGAATACAACGGAGAGGTCGTTATAATCGACATGGGAATAAGGCTTGACCGTGTCCTCATCCACGAGGATGTGAACATTCAGCAGTTCCCCACGAAGGAGCTCCAGAAGCTTGGGGCTATTCCTGACGATTCACCAATCAGAAACAAGAAAGTCGTCGCGATAGCCTTTACCCACGGCCACCTCGACCACATAGGTGCCGTCGGCAAGCTCGCTCCCCATTATCCAGACGTGCCGATATATGGAACTCCCTACACCATAAAGCTCGCCAAGAGCGAGGTCAAGAGCGAGCAGTACTTCGAGGTCAAGAACCCCATGTACGAGACAGAATACGGCGAGATAGTCCAGGTGAGCGAGAACTTAGCAATCGAGTTCGTTCAGATTACCCACTCCATCCCTCAAGCTGCCATTGTTGTAGTTCACACGCCCGAAGGCGCCGTTGTCCACACAGGAGATTTCAAGTTCGACAACAACAGCCCTCTCGGCGAGAGGCCCGATTACGACAGGCTTAAAGAGCTCGGGAAGGAGGGTGTCAAGGTTCTCATCCCCGAATCGACGCGCGTTGCTGAACCCACCAAAACACCGAGCGAGGCAGTTGCTCAGATGCTCCTCGAGGACTTCTTCCTCTATGAGGGCATGGAATCTGACGGACTGATAGCCACAACCTTCGCCAGCCATATAGCACGCCTTCAGGAGCTCATCTGGATAGCCAACAAGATGGGCAGGCAGGCTGTCTTAGTTGGCCGCTCCCTGGCTAAGTACACTGGGATAGCCAAACAGCTCGGACTAATAAAGATGAAAGGCGCAAAGGCCGTGAGGAGCCCAAACGCCGTCAGAAAAGTCCTTAAAGAAGTCTCCCAGGCAAGGGAAAATTACCTTCTCATAGTTACCGGTCATCAGGGTGAACCCGGTGCCGTTTTAACCAGGATGGCAAATGGGGAGCTCTACGACATAGGCAAGCGCGATACCGTCGTTTTCTCCGCCGGCACCATTCCCAACCCCCTCAACAGGGCCCAGCGCTACGTTCTCGAAACCAAGCTCAGGATGAAGGGCGTTAGGATGATAAAGGATCTCCACGTTTCAGGCCACGCCAGCAGGGAAGACCACCGCTACCTACTGAGAATGCTCAACCCAGAGAATATCGTCCCTGGCCACGGCGACTTCAGGATGCTCACCCACTACGCTGAGCTGGCTGAAGAAGAAGGCTACCTCATAGGCAGGGACGTCTTCGTCTCGCGCAACGGCTACACTGTGGAGATTAAGTAG
- a CDS encoding polyprenyl synthetase family protein, whose translation MAKYDELFARVKEMAKDVDDVLFKLIPEREPRKLYDAARHYPLAGGKRVRPFVVLRAAEAVGGDPSKALYPAAAVELIHNYSLVHDDIMDMDELRRGRPTVHKVWGINMAILAGDLLFSKAFEAVARAEVSPEKKARILEVLVQTSNELCEGQALDIEFETREEVTVDEYLQMISGKTGALFDGSATIGAIVGTDNEEYIQALSKWGRNVGIAFQIWDDVLDLIADEEKLGKPVGSDIRKGKKTLIVSHFFQNASEEDKAEFMRVFGKYAGDAKDDALIHEDVKEEVAKAIELLRKYGSIDYAAEYAKNLVREANDALKILPESEARRDLELLAEFLVEREF comes from the coding sequence ATGGCGAAGTACGATGAGCTGTTTGCAAGGGTTAAGGAGATGGCAAAGGACGTTGATGATGTGCTCTTCAAGCTCATTCCGGAGAGAGAACCGAGGAAGCTCTACGACGCTGCCAGGCATTATCCGCTCGCCGGCGGCAAGAGGGTTCGCCCGTTCGTCGTCCTGAGGGCGGCTGAAGCCGTTGGCGGTGATCCAAGCAAGGCACTCTATCCAGCGGCTGCCGTCGAGCTTATACACAACTACTCCCTCGTCCACGACGACATAATGGACATGGACGAGCTCAGGCGCGGAAGGCCGACTGTCCATAAGGTCTGGGGCATCAACATGGCAATCCTCGCCGGCGACCTGCTCTTCAGCAAGGCCTTTGAGGCTGTTGCCAGAGCCGAGGTCAGTCCCGAGAAGAAAGCGAGGATTTTAGAAGTCCTCGTCCAGACTTCCAACGAGCTGTGCGAGGGACAGGCTCTCGACATCGAGTTCGAGACGAGGGAAGAGGTCACCGTTGATGAATATCTCCAGATGATAAGCGGCAAGACCGGAGCACTCTTTGACGGCTCCGCAACGATAGGTGCTATCGTTGGAACTGACAACGAGGAGTACATTCAGGCGCTCTCGAAGTGGGGCAGAAACGTTGGCATAGCCTTCCAGATATGGGACGACGTTCTCGACCTTATCGCCGATGAGGAAAAGCTCGGCAAGCCCGTCGGCAGCGACATAAGGAAGGGCAAGAAGACCCTCATAGTCAGCCACTTCTTCCAGAACGCCAGCGAAGAGGACAAGGCTGAGTTTATGAGAGTCTTTGGAAAGTACGCAGGCGACGCCAAGGACGATGCTCTGATTCATGAGGACGTTAAGGAGGAAGTGGCTAAGGCCATCGAGCTCCTCAGGAAGTATGGCAGCATAGACTACGCCGCAGAATACGCTAAGAACCTCGTCAGGGAGGCCAACGATGCTCTGAAGATCCTTCCCGAGAGCGAAGCACGCAGGGATTTAGAGCTCCTTGCCGAGTTCCTCGTGGAGAGGGAGTTCTGA